Below is a genomic region from Prunus persica cultivar Lovell chromosome G3, Prunus_persica_NCBIv2, whole genome shotgun sequence.
AGTTCCTACACAATCCTAGAGATACGAGAAATGACAAATTTGAAACTGAGACCGATTAGACGGTTCGAACCTATCGAACTCGAATATTGCGTCATATGTGAAGTTTCATTTGATAGTCAAACAATAACTATCGCTAATCTAAACATACCGACGTGCTCGGGACAACATGAAGAATATTTTGGAACCTTAAGAGCCTCCAAAATGGgtcccacgcgctgccggcgcgtgggtGTCTTGAGTAATTTTTGGCGATTGGAAAACTACAAATTGCCAGCCAATACCTATACCTACAGAACCACCACAACTAGGGGAGTCACTTTTGGTCTTGGACCCAggccaaaaactgaccggaaatAGTCAAAAACACCATCAAACCGCCAACCAAAAATGGGTTTAAGAATCAATCCCTAAAACCTCAAAATTAACCCAAATCAAGTACATAAGCATGTAGAGCAAGAAAAGTAGATGAAGTTTCATACCTCACTCGACGAAAACCATTGCCGGAATCGCAAGAAAATGCAAGAACATCGCCGGAAAAACCTAACCATTTCTCAGCTTCGATTCGAGCTCAACGTCAGCAAATCGGATCAGGTCTTGGGTGGGTGTTGTAGAGGACGACGAGAGAAACATTTTTCGTAAAGGTGGCACGGCTAACTGGTGCACAACGGCGTCGACTGGTTGTCGGGAAGTCGAACAGTCATTGTGTTGCGAATGGTCAGAGGAAGAAGTGTTGGGTAGgggggaagaaaaaagaaggagaaaaaaaaaaacaaaaagagccCCGGGTACTATAGCAgtaacaaatttgaaaattcccTTTACGTCCTTTTTGTTTCTAGACCTTtccttcttcgttacaactcggAATTAGGCATGACacatgtctacgaactcgtatcGTCGAGCTCTATGCAACGATGCCACTCAATCCCCCAAAAAATGTGACTAAAGTGCCCTTTTATCCAAGGGCAAAAAAGTAATTtcacaattaaataattaaataaacccTTAAATTGGGTCGGGTTGTTAcagtatatgtgtgtgtgtgtgtgtttccCTTTATATATGTACCTGCATTACAAGTAATAGTTTTTTTCTTGAgttttcttaaacaattttttgATGGAGTTTcctatacacacacacacatacctTCCTTCTAGGTAATAgttgttttttcttgggttttccaaagaaatttttatggaattttaTCTCAATATACTCAAGTGTGAGTATACCTGTTGTAGATGTATGagttcctttttttcctttttctacaACCTTTTAGATAGGTActttttaactttaattaTGAGTTTAAAAATCCATACCAAAGGTATTATATGATTTCAATTACTTGAACTAAGGACAATTTATGGGTATAACTATGTGCACAAGAGTTGGCTTTTGGGTTTAATTACCTAGACTAGAGGTAACTTATAGATTTGATTTCCTGAACTAGAGGTAATTTATGGGTTTAATTACCTGAACTAGAGGTGGGGTtgcaattaaattcaaatcaaatctgATAATTAATTTCCAACAAATCAATAACTTACCGGTTTTACAAATCCATAATTTAccttatttatgttttagggGCATAATTggaacaacaaaataattaattaataaataaaataaagtgtaaacatcaataaataaaaaagtcatGCAATCTTATGTGGCACAAAAGTCAAAGAACTTAAATCAACaacaacttaaaaaaaaaaaaaaaaaaaaagaattgggCATATgccaaattttctataaaaagaatggagaagaaagctaggttttgaagaaaataaatcctAGCATTAAAAAGTCATGAAATCCAAATCTTGCGAGATatattgaaatatgaaaaattggttTTGTAGATAATTACCATATTATCGCCATCTCAAACAATAGAATCTCCAAATTAAAATGTGAAAATTTGTTTGGTCAAGATTAGGATCTTCGCTTTCTACTCTTTCCAAGCGACAAGTCCTTACTCTTTCCTAAGTTATAGATAAATGAAGTTTCCAAAATTGAAACCCTTAATTAACAAAatgataagaaagaaaaaataataaactaatCTGGAAATTATGTTATTGGTTAGCTAGTAGCATCAATTAAACCTGACCGACTTTATACCCTAAACCACACATTCGATGCATCTTCCAATGCCCTAGAGTATACTATAAAGCCTTACAGAGCACAATCAAGCAGCCGCTAATTCTGTCAGAAAGACTAGCTTATTTCCTTGtggagaaaacaaagaacTAAGAACTGAGTGAAGAAGAATAATGAAAAGAAAGgtagaagaaaaattagacGGAGAAAAGCACAGCATGGGCAGTCATGGAGTGCACTGGTTGAGAGGGAAGTTGATTGGAAAAGTAAGCTGTGGTTCTGTTTTTCTTGCGAGAAATGATGGCGGTGAAATCAGCAAAGGTCTCTGCTTCTGAGTCCATTAAACATGAGTCAGACGTTCTCTTTGAGATCAAGGGTTGCCCCTTCATTATCGAGCGCCTGGGTGAAGAGACCACGGCCACAGACAAGGGTGACATGGCCTACAacttgttttgaaaatttgctTCCGGAGGAACCCTAGATGGTCTCATACATAAATCCAGAGGTCATAAATTACCCGAAGATACACAAGGTCAATTCTTGAATGGATTCAACACATTCACAAGTGTGACTATGTTCACTGCGATTTGAAGCTGGACAACATTTTGCTTGTGCCTACCACAACAACTAGTTCTGGTGGTACTAGTTTTGTAGCCAAGATTGCAGATTTTGGACTCGCTAAGAAAACTAATGTAAATTACAGTCGATGGGGAGGCACGCCTAGATATCTGTCCCCAGAGGCTTTTATTAATAACAAACAAGATCAGTCCTCCGATATTTGGTCTCTAGGTTGTATTGTGTTTGAGATGCTAACCGGCAAGTCGCCCTGGGATTTGAAGCCTGGTTACAATCCAAACATGTTGATGTTTTATCATCTACGTACTTGCAAAATTCCGACTGGAATCTCAGATGTGACCAGGGATTTTCTCAAGAGTTGCCTTGCCATGAAGAGCAGGGAAAGATTAACAGCGGAAAGTCTCTTGTCTCATCCATTCGTAGCGCAGCCACAATCATCAAAAGAGGTTCATACCAAGGTGAAGCTGGTTAACTCCTTTTTGGGCTACGCATCTGGTGTATATGTTGCATCAAACCAAGCTCAGATGACCATGCAATCTCTGCCATTGTACAATGAAAGCATCCTTCCCTGCAGGTTTTCGGTATTCCAGCTAGGTTGTTTGTTGTTgtattccttttttgtttgtaatatGAATCAATTCAAATCAATCATGTCAAGTCTGTAACCACAAAAGTGTACAAACATATTCaagtttttatcaaaatatcTGTGTACTTTTAATGGTCTTAATATAGTAATATTATAGCAACTGGGGCAAGCTGTCTATTATGCCTTTAAAATAGCTTCACTTCCATTTCGATGGTTTTTGGTTTGCCGGTTTACTGAACTGGAAATCCATTTTTCTGTTTGGGTTTAGAGTAACTCTTGAGCAGTCTCTTTGATCCTGGTTTTTCTAGTTTTGTGCAGCCTCCCTTTGCCTGATGGTTCTGAATAAACCAACTTTTTGTTAGTAGTCTATGAGACAGGTTGGAAATTGTTTATGTTATTCTAACTACTGTTAATTGCAATCAAAATACAGGATGTTGTTGGGCTTTTTCCGCAGTGGCAGCCACGGAAGGAATTACTCAGCTTACCACTGGTAAATTGATCTCTTTGTCCGAGCAAAATGAATTAATCCTGATAATAATACATCaacatatattttgtttataaatgaattctGATCGTATAAGCAAACTTCACACATATATCAACATGTTTGCCATTAGTACCCATTTACTAATTACTGACAGTAAGATCAAGgttatgaaaataaagaacCCCTACATTTTCTAATATTTCAACATAGAAGACATTCCTTCTATGTTTCCAACATAGGCCactgaaataataataatttcataaagaaaACGATTGCAGGACAACAACCCCCACAGTTTAATGAAATTCTCAAACTCCTAAAAATTAGGGAAAGTCTCAAAATATATTGAGACAATTGGCCTGAAAATATGCCAATTCAAAGTCATCTTAATTTTCATTGTAAGTATCATAGTGAAACCGCGGAATGCCTcgcataaataaaaattacagtATTCACGTATCTAATGGGGTGTTCATACAAGTATAAAACTTTAATACTTACGTTTCATTGAGTTGAAAGTTTCCCCAAAGAATTTAATGGTCCATGCTGTTACACCCAACTTGAAAATAGTACTGCTTTATGCAATAGAAAGAAGCTTTCTATGAAAGTATTACAACGGTCATCACAAGTGTATCACCCTTCGTTAGCTCGCAACATTATTTATAACTCCACAAAACATATAGTCCCCCAAACTATTCATACACCaacatcaaaagaaaacttgtgttttatagtcgatgtaaaatttcaatttttttttttaaaaaaatactcaAATAAAGCTAACGGctgcatgtatatataaatccaATCCTTCAAATCACATAATTCAAgtcaatgaaaatgaaacaatATGTAAGATTCGACTGGTCATGCTACATTGCAATTTTAAAGGGTAGGGACCCTTACGTGCCTTGACGTTCATAACAAGTATGGGTATTGCCATTTGCAACTTACCAAAGCTGGACCACTAGCATACGAGTTTAGGTAGACAATTTTGTCTTGTGTCTTCCGATATCCAAATGAAATTTAGTTACACCACTTGTATACATGAATGATTTGAGTAGCATCCAAACGCTACTCTTAAGATTGTTGGAAAATTTGGTTTATGAATGctatttttccttcaaaacatcatatctttCCTTCAAAATTTGGTTTATGAATGCTCTTTCTCATTAACATCATTGTATTCGCATCCATAAAGAACCATCCATTGTTCGTATCTTTCGTACATTGATGCATCTTGGAGGTTACGAGAAGTGGCTTCACTAGACCAAGTCCCCAACATAAGGATCAAGACCAAACAAACACATCTCCACAGCTGCTTAATGAACTCCATTGTATAGCTAAAACTGGGAGAAGCTAGGGTTTGGTAAAGTAAATGAACCAAAGTGCAGTTTAAATAGTGCTTTGATGACCTTCCTATCACGGAGTCCCCAAACAATATCTGCAATCTTATTTTGTCGCCAAGTAAAAGTTCTTATATGAACCCTGCTGTCAGATTAATAGTAAATAAATGGTTTCGTACTATGTGCTGATGGACCCAAAGCTATGAAGGACAATATAGCACATGTCCAAAATGCGCATGGTTTCttcattgttttcacaaatccCTCAATTTCTTTCTGGCAAATCCCTAATATGGAAATTATCTAGACACAACCACCAAATATATGAACTATTTTAATTGTTTCATTGGCTGTTTCTGTTTTCAAATAACATTTCAGGGAAACAGTTGAATGTGCCACAAGTTTTGGAACTGCTAATATATCTGTCAAACAAGAATCATTTGGGTACAtttctgatatttttcttctccttgttgAAAGGGACAGCTAGGGCTTGGTAAAGTCGATGAATTAAAGAGCAGCAGGTACACTGAAATAGTGGATTCACAGTTTATATAGTTATCAAAATTACTATCTGCTAACTTATTTGGTCGGCCAGAAAAATTAAGTTCTGATATGAGCCGCACTGCCAGAAGAATAGTAAATAATGATTTGAAGGACAATATACAGTACAAGTCCAAAAGACTATGGTTTCTTCATTGTTTTTCGGAATTCTTCTGTCGCTTTTTGGCAAATTCCTTTTGTCTTCAAGAATAATGctcaaattttctattttaattttttcgtTGTGAATGCCTCAAATGACAGGATCCGCCCTGAATTTGCCGAAACTCGAGACGAATCCTATGaaaattcctgacatcacccaaatgtcgggcccacttctaaaactatatccttttttccaaaaaggaataagggcacgagactttctactgaaatttcggcagagtcacccctgtaaattgaacattccccaaatttcaacctgcacaaaattcacaatttataTCCCAACAGGCAGCACGCACAATATAACTTCATGCAGTTCACATAAACGGCCTCTGGCCTTCAAATAATTCGAAACAGAACCGCCAACAATGTTCTTAAATCAAATTAATGCATTAAACAATGCATAATATAAACTCAAACTTACTTATGAACGCCTACTGTAATCAACATAGAGAATAACCaacatacgaggttttaacctcctaacacaatcacatcCACAAATTAACAACATTCACTCAGTCCAACggaataataaatatttattcaatcAAGCCTCGTTTCCATTCGAATTTCAGGACCATCGACAAGGTCCAAGTGAAGTTTAGCCCACGGCTGCACCTAGGCACCACCCCAGGCTGCCTACatacccttactgagggatcaagccagaCGTAGTTCTTCCTACTAAATTCCGATTCCAAACACATACAATACCTTTATTCATCTCTCTgttaatcacataatctccccatacgccggaaattccaacgccatgtaTGAGGTCTGTCATCACGCCGGAAAATCttacgccacgtgtgacctaacaatcatatcatctccccatacgccagaaattccaacgccacgtatggggtctgtctcaacgccggaaaatcccgccacgcgagacctgataatcacataatctccccatataCTGAAAATTCTAACGCccacatatggggtctgtcagcatgccggataacctatgccacgtgtgacctaacaatcatagcatctccctatacgccggaaattccaacgccacgtatggggtctgtcctcacgccggataacctacgccatgtgggacctaacaatcacataatctccccatatgccggaaattccaacgccacatatggggtctgtctcaacgtcGAAAAATcatacgccacgcgagacctaactatcatataatctccccatatgccagaaattccaacgccacatatgtGGTCTATCATCCcgccggaaaatcctacgccacgggTGACCTgacaatcacataatctctccatacgccggaaattccaacaCCACGTATGGAGTCTGTCAGCATGccgaataacctacgccacgtgtgacctaaaaatcacagggtggtacttaaggtagtgcgtatagcattTCAAATTGACATTCTAAACTCTTTTTAtacctttatatatatatatattaatctcTAATATTATGTAAACCTCAACAACAATCTAGCATCCGATAATTCCCCCCCCCCCACCCACCCTTCCccctaatttaaaataataaattaatatcctAATCCCACATAATCAACTAATGATCAAGACATGTCACTATGGTCATTTTAATCCTCCTGGGAAGGTAAAAGTACATcaggagactcacggtcaaccaagggtcaaactaccatATACTTGGTCAAAcaggcccacgacctccgtcCGAGAGTTCCTATAGGTTCTACAAGGTTTAGGATATACGTCCTGTAAGTTTAGTCCAGATCAGAGGTCTAATCGCTCACGATCTCATGATCGGACGGGTACTGCaaacctagccctagggttggcATTTTTGGAGTATCCAAAACTCAGTTTTaagatccgtcgaatcctataCGATCCTAAGGATATGCAGactaacatataataaattcaagaccatccaacggtccaaacctatcgaacccggataacatGCAATAGGTGATATCCGTTCAAGACTCACATagtatccaaattgaaatccgagcaCACCTGCACACTCGTAAGGATCAGGAGATTACATCGGGACATAGTGccctttttctacagtgcccacgcgctgCCGCAGGCGCCGGCAgtgcgtgggtgcccaaagcaaTTACGCATCGccaaaaaatctcaaaaccacggctcaagactcctaccctaggtataacaccctatttggaaccacttttgttcttggacctaccccaaaaactgactggaagtggccggaatggCAATCCCAAAACCAGtcgaatttcaattcgtaaCTTGAGTTACCTACGCTAGGAATTGAtcgaatcctacccaacaggcagctagattATGAAGAATGGATAaatttccataccttgatcACCAACAATGgcggccggaggagagagatcgGAGCTGGCGAAGTTCGAGCAAAAACCGGCCAAAAATCACCTTTTTCCAGCGACTAGAGCAGCGGCCGATGTCGGGAAAGGGCTGGGTCGTGACGCCGAGGTTGAGCCGGTCCTTTTGGCACCAGTTCCATCTGCAGCCACGGCCGATGGCCGGAGTttcgaagagagagaaagagagaccgtcggggagagagagagagagagagagagagagagagagagagagagagagagagagagagaaatttgatTTTACCAAATCATTTTCGCCAAAATTACGGTTATGCCAATAagggtattttgatcgtatctctcccgttacaactccgattcgagcccatcACGTGTCTACAGACTCATCTcaccgtgctctacgcaacggtataGTCAGAATTCCCAAATTCTTTCCCGGTCAAAAATTTAactttaaacctaataaaatattctaagggcaaaatggtatttttctCTCAATAAATAAGTATTTACtaatttatttaggaccggGTCGTTACATCAAACGCTAAAAGCACAATTGGCTATTTCTCTTCTCTGATAAGAACTGTTGGGAAGAAGATCTGTTTCCTTTTAAAACCCAGTGATTTTACTATTCCAAATTGATCAGGGTATTGATAATCCAACcaaaagaaactgaaaaagCTTTTCACAAATGGCTAAGTTTTCTTATCTTATAAAGTATTTTACACATACAAGTACATATCATGGTACTTACAAACCATATAGTAGGCATTGGTTTAATTTTAAGCTAAGCAGTGGGGTAAGAGGCTTCCATAGCAATGCCACATAGACCTTCTTTTGCTTCAACATCTCTTTGCATCCTTATGTACCCCTCTTCACCCCATTCTGTACCCCATGAGTTTTTAACCAACCAAAACTTAGTCCCATCATCGCTAACACCATAACCAACAGCGGTAACCCCATGGTCAAGGCTCGTTCCACAGGCTCCTGTAAAGACACCACTTGAATAGAACTGGAAATCGGAACCTCCAGCATCAATGGCAACAGAAACTGGTTGATGAGCAACAGCTGTTAGAAGGGCTTTTTCGCTGTTTGCAGGCACATCTTCATATCCAGTTATCTTGGCTGCAATGCTTGCTGCCTTCTTGGTATTGCATGAACCATCAACACCATTGTAGGGGTAATTAGCTTCCGTACTAAGCCCATGGTTTTGTTGGATGAACTGAAAGGCATCATCCATCAAGCCACCCTCACAACCTTGGTCTTCACCGCTGGTGTCACAGTCAACTAGTTCTTGCTCAGACAAAGAGATCAGTTTACCAGTTGTAAGCTGAGTAATACCTTCAGTCGCTGCCACTGCCGAAAAAGCCCAACAACATCCTATTTTTTCATTGCAATTAATAGTAGTTagaataacataaaaatattacTAAACTCCAAAAGAAGAGTATATAGTGTTACTATAAAtgattaataataatgaaCCTAGACGCTTACTTACCACATTGGCCTTGGTCCTTGATGGGGGTTACAGCTCCTTTCTTTCTCCAATCCATTGTAGCTGGCACTGGCGCCTTaacattttcatatttgaaaGAAGTCGTCTTTGTGGAACATTCATGCCCCTTGAATCCATTTCTTGAGGCTTTGAACTCTTCATTCGTAAGGTCTGCAAATTGATTAACACCCAACTTGTAGGGTTTGTTCACATCGTTATTAGATGATTCTATAAACGCCACATTTTCTTTGAATATCTTGAAACGATTCTCCTTCTCAttaacatcattatatatgCGACCATAACGAGTCATCCATTGCTCGTATCTCCCATACATAGATGCATCTTGGAGACTGCGAGAGGTGGCTTCACAACACCAAGCCCCGAACATGAGGatcaaaccaaaaccaataCATTTCCATGGCTCCATGATATAGCTAGTGTACTAGAAGCAGCTGgggtttgaatttgataaagTAAATGATATGAGCAGGTGTACCGAAGACTGGTCACAATTTATAGAGTATTGATTCTACTGAATGACCATGCCATGCTCTCTCCGTGTCCCCAAAAATGATCTGCAATCTACGTGCCCTAGAAAATGTTCAGATATGGACctctaatttttaaaatatagctCACATGTTTGacctttaattcattttgatattatatataaaatatatacacaATGGACCATAAACTATATGGGATCTTAAACTTAATTATTTCACattattattgttaaattTTCAACAATTTGAGAATTATATGCAGAATTCATTGACtattgttttgttatgatCGAAGGTAACGAATTCTGCTAAGTTTGAGCCTATTTTTTGTTCGTCCTGGTAAGTAAAATTGGCAGCTAGCCCTGTTATTCTTTTTGGGCCCTAAGCATATCTTTTTGAGCCCTAAGAAGGTATAGCCCCATTTAAGACCCTCATTGGGAATGGCCTTAGTACGACTGGGTGTGGGGTGTGGGTTTGAGTGAGTGCACCATCATTAACTATTGAGTTTAATGGATTTTATGGGTTTTTCAATCAGAGCCGGTAAACTAACCGAATTTATCTTGATACATAGGTATTTCCATACTTCCATGCAAGTGTGCTACTTTGCCATCTACATCGAACGAAAGTTTGTGGtaattaaaagaagttaattgAAACAAAGACTTTGGAATTTTGTTTAGTGTATCGCAAGTTACTTCAGTCACTGTTCTGCTTCTTTAGAATCTAAACTAACAATATGGAGATAGAAGAGTGGAGATTATTATGAGCTTGCCAATAAAGCGATGATAAAGAAAAAACGTTTAGTACAACAAAATAGGTGGTGTAAAATGGGCGTGTGAGTCAGTTGACAGGGCTCACCCTGAATTTCTAGGAATCCTTGACGAATTCTATGGTATTTCAGACATCAAGCtgatgtcgggcccacttactaacgACATAGCCTCTTTTCCAAATCAAGGAACATAGGGACAAGACTTTCTGCAGAAATTTCAGCAAAGTCTCTCTTGAAAAACGAACATTTTCCGAATTATTTTCGCCTGTAAATATCACAGTTTAATATTTCCAAACTTCAGCATGCATAATGCTAACACACACGATTTATCAGATAGGCCTCTAGCCTCGACTTCAAACTTACTTGGGCAAAGTCAACTTAATCTATGAATTTGTTTCTTACTTTAAAATAGCCACATAATTCCAAAGCATAACTCAAACCGTTTATTTTACTGCTGCACCTAGGTTAACCTAGGTTGCCCATATACCCTTATTGAGGGATCATTTTGCTTATGCCTACCACAACAACTAGTTCTGGTGGTACTAGTTTTGTAGCCAAGATTGCAGATTTTGGACTCGCTAAGAAAACCAATGTAAATTACAGTCGATGGAGAGGCACGCCTAGGTATCTGTCCCCAGATGCTTTTATTAATAACGAACAAGATCAGTCCTCTGATATTTGGTCTCTAGGTTGTATTGTGTTTGAGATACTAACCGGCAAGTCTCCCTGGGATTTGAAGCCTGGTTACAATCCAAACAATCTCCCTGACGTGTTGATGTTTGATCATCTACGTACTTGCAAAATTCCAACTGGAATCTCAGATGTGGCCTGGGATTTTCTCAAGAGTTGCCTTGCCATGAAGAGCAGGGAAAGATTAACAGCAGAAATTCTCTTGTCTCATCCATTCGTAGCGCAGCCACAACCATCAAAAGAGGGTCATACCAAGGTGAAGCTGGTTATTAACTCCTTTTTGGGCTATGCATCTGGTGTATGTTGCTTCAAACCGAACTCAGATTACCATGCAAACTCTGCCATGGTTCAATGAAAGCATCCTTCCCTGCTGGATAGGTATTCCAGCTAGGTTGTTTGTTGTTgtattccttttttgtttgtaatgtGAATCAATTCAAATTAATCATGTCAAGTATCTGTAACCACAAAATTGTACAAACGTATTCaagtttttatcaaaatatcTGTGTACTTTTAATGGTCTTAATATAGTAATATTACAGGGCAAGCTATCTCTTATGCCTTTAAAATAGCttcatttccatttcattATAAATTTCCTTGTgcaaataatatttttctaactAGCTTAATGCTACTGGTAATTTTCGATGGTTTTCGGTTTGCTGGAAATCCGTTTTTCTGTCTGGGTTTAGAGTAACTCTTGAGCAGTCTCTTTGATCCTGGTTTTTCCAGTTTTGTGCAGCCTCCCTTTGCCTGATGGGCGCTCCCCTTAATTTAGTTTGTTGGTTATGATTAAACCCACTTTTTGTTAGTAGTCTATGAGACAGGTTGGAAAGAtgatattttggaagaataaTTGGATGAAGGATATGATTTGTGGTGGGACATAATTGGATGAAGGATATGATAGTTTAGAACATATATGGATATCTATAATGATCTGACTGGTGATATTGCAATAGAAAATGATAGTGATAGTTTCTATTTAGTGTGGTTGTGAATGTGTATAGCTTTTTTGTTTCCCCAGTGAATGTGTATAGCTTGGCTCAGAggaattttgttatttttttggttgtgctATTTCTACTGGGATTCTCTAGTTTGCCAAATGCTGCAGTGTCCTTCTCTTTTGGTGGTTTACTGATCATTGACTACATGAAGCTGGAATTCGAAAACTTCTACGCACAAATTAAACTTCCAGCCATGGactttagaaaaaaaataaacaaaaaataaacaaataaagaatatCAGATTTTACTTAGTTTGTCAACATTATCACATTAAACATTCACTTCTGTAGCAacacaaaagagagagagagagatctgaGAAACCATCCTCTGTTACAAATGCTAATCATTTTTCTAAGATATAATAAGTTGGCATGTGTAACACAAGATTCATATGTTATGAGTGGATAAGTCATATCATCACGTGTTGCTACACCTAGCTATTATGTTTGTTGCACTTCTCACAATTTGATGTTGGTGTGTTTCTTAtgctttttattaaa
It encodes:
- the LOC18780121 gene encoding senescence-specific cysteine protease SAG39, with the protein product MSLYTSYIMEPWKCIGFGLILMFGAWCCEATSRSLQDASMYGRYEQWMTRYGRIYNDVNEKENRFKIFKENVAFIESSNNDVNKPYKLGVNQFADLTNEEFKASRNGFKGHECSTKTTSFKYENVKAPVPATMDWRKKGAVTPIKDQGQCGCCWAFSAVAATEGITQLTTGKLISLSEQELVDCDTSGEDQGCEGGLMDDAFQFIQQNHGLSTEANYPYNGVDGSCNTKKAASIAAKITGYEDVPANSEKALLTAVAHQPVSVAIDAGGSDFQFYSSGVFTGACGTSLDHGVTAVGYGVSDDGTKFWLVKNSWGTEWGEEGYIRMQRDVEAKEGLCGIAMEASYPTA
- the LOC18779580 gene encoding mitogen-activated protein kinase kinase kinase 2, producing the protein MPTTTTSSGGTSFVAKIADFGLAKKTNVNYSRWRGTPRYLSPDAFINNEQDQSSDIWSLGCIVFEILTGKSPWDLKPGYNPNNLPDVLMFDHLRTCKIPTGISDVAWDFLKSCLAMKSRERLTAEILLSHPFVAQPQPSKEGHTKVKLVINSFLGYASGVCCFKPNSDYHANSAMVQ
- the LOC18781162 gene encoding mitogen-activated protein kinase kinase kinase NPK1, with the translated sequence MAVKSAKVSASESIKHESDVLFEIKGCPFIIERLGEETTATDKGDMLDNILLVPTTTTSSGGTSFVAKIADFGLAKKTNVNYSRWGGTPRYLSPEAFINNKQDQSSDIWSLGCIVFEMLTGKSPWDLKPGYNPNMLMFYHLRTCKIPTGISDVTRDFLKSCLAMKSRERLTAESLLSHPFVAQPQSSKEVHTKVKLVNSFLGYASGVYVASNQAQMTMQSLPLYNESILPCRFSDVVGLFPQWQPRKELLSLPLVN